One window of Pseudomonas sp. FP198 genomic DNA carries:
- a CDS encoding pitrilysin family protein: protein MNALARRAAGLLLSTVCLPFSALAADPQPTHEFSLDNGLKVVVREDHRAPVVVSQVWYKVGSSYETPGQTGLSHALEHMMFKGSEKVGPGEASLILRDLGAEENAFTSDDFTAYYQVLARDRLGVAFELEADRMASLRLPPEEFSREIEVIKEERRMRTDDNPMSKAYERFMAMAYPASGYHTPTIGWMADLDRMKVEELRHWYESWYAPNNATLVVVGDVTPDEVKTLAQRYFGPIARRAVPAAKIPLELAEPGERKITLHVQTQLPSVMLAFNVPSIATATDKVPVNALRLISALLDGGYSGRIPAQLERGEELVSGGSSNYDAYTRGDTLFTLSATPNTQKNKTLAEAEAGLWRLLEQLKTTAPTAEELERVRAQVIAGLVYERDSITSQATAIGQLETVGLSWKLMDTELAELQSVTPQDIQKAAQLYFTRSRLSVAHVLPEEKAHE, encoded by the coding sequence ATGAATGCTCTTGCCCGCCGCGCCGCAGGCCTGCTGCTCAGCACAGTTTGTCTGCCTTTTTCCGCCCTTGCTGCCGACCCGCAACCCACCCATGAATTTTCCCTCGACAACGGCTTGAAGGTCGTCGTGCGCGAGGACCATCGGGCCCCGGTGGTGGTGTCCCAGGTCTGGTACAAGGTGGGCTCCAGCTATGAGACGCCGGGCCAGACCGGTCTGTCCCACGCCTTGGAACACATGATGTTCAAGGGCAGCGAGAAAGTCGGCCCCGGCGAAGCATCGTTGATCCTGCGCGATCTTGGCGCCGAGGAGAACGCCTTTACCAGCGATGACTTCACCGCCTATTACCAGGTGCTGGCCCGAGATCGCCTGGGCGTGGCCTTCGAGCTCGAAGCCGACCGCATGGCCAGCCTGCGTTTGCCACCGGAGGAGTTCAGCCGCGAGATCGAGGTCATCAAGGAAGAGCGCCGCATGCGCACCGACGACAACCCCATGTCCAAGGCCTACGAGCGGTTCATGGCCATGGCGTACCCGGCCAGCGGCTACCACACGCCGACCATCGGCTGGATGGCCGACCTGGACCGGATGAAGGTCGAGGAGCTGCGCCACTGGTACGAATCCTGGTATGCACCGAACAATGCGACCCTGGTAGTAGTCGGCGACGTGACGCCGGATGAGGTCAAGACCCTGGCCCAGCGCTATTTCGGCCCGATTGCCCGGCGCGCCGTGCCGGCGGCGAAAATCCCCCTGGAACTGGCCGAGCCCGGCGAACGCAAGATTACCCTGCATGTACAGACCCAACTGCCGAGCGTCATGCTCGCATTCAACGTGCCGAGCATCGCCACGGCCACCGATAAAGTCCCGGTCAACGCCTTGCGGCTGATTTCCGCGCTGCTGGACGGCGGTTACAGCGGCCGGATCCCGGCCCAGCTGGAGCGCGGCGAAGAATTGGTGTCCGGCGGCTCGTCGAACTACGACGCCTACACCCGTGGCGATACCCTGTTCACCCTGTCGGCGACACCCAACACGCAGAAAAACAAGACCCTCGCCGAAGCCGAAGCCGGGCTGTGGCGCTTGCTCGAACAACTGAAGACCACCGCCCCCACCGCCGAGGAACTGGAGCGCGTCCGTGCCCAAGTGATCGCCGGCCTGGTGTATGAGCGCGACTCCATCACCAGCCAGGCCACCGCCATCGGCCAGCTGGAAACGGTCGGCCTGTCCTGGAAACTGATGGACACCGAGCTGGCCGAACTGCAAAGCGTGACCCCGCAGGATATCCAGAAGGCAGCCCAATTGTATTTCACCCGCTCGCGCCTGAGCGTCGCGCACGTCCTGCCCGAGGAGAAAGCTCATGAGTGA
- the ftsY gene encoding signal recognition particle-docking protein FtsY, whose translation MFGSNDDKKTPAAAGEKKSLFGWLRKKPQETVVEQPQLPPEPAAETAVEAVAEETAPIVLPIAEPVLQPVEPEIAAEPVAEQPLTPPAGQTPWLTLPVAEEPVALVEDEQAAHVTPAIPASTQPVEAPIAEMPVVVAPAAPEPAPEPEPVTAEVPVLVEPPRSAEENKVGFFARLKQGLSKTSASIGEGMASLFLGKKVIDDELLEDIETRLLTADVGVEATSVIIQSLTQKVARKQLTDADALYKSLQGELTTLLKPVEKPLVIASQNKPFVILVVGVNGAGKTTTIGKLAKKLQLEGKKVMLAAGDTFRAAAVEQLQVWGERNKIPVIAQHTGADSASVIFDAVQAAKARGIDVLIADTAGRLHTKDNLMEELKKVRRVIGKLDAEAPHEVLLVLDAGTGQNAINQAKQFNQTVELTGLALTKLDGTAKGGVIFALAKQFGLPIRYIGVGEGIDDLRTFEAEPFVQALFAEREHS comes from the coding sequence ATGTTTGGTTCCAACGACGACAAGAAGACCCCAGCTGCGGCTGGCGAGAAAAAAAGCCTGTTCGGATGGCTGCGCAAGAAGCCGCAGGAAACCGTCGTCGAGCAGCCGCAACTGCCGCCTGAGCCGGCCGCCGAGACTGCGGTCGAGGCCGTGGCAGAAGAGACCGCGCCGATCGTCCTGCCGATTGCCGAACCGGTGCTGCAGCCGGTCGAGCCTGAGATTGCCGCCGAGCCGGTTGCCGAGCAGCCGCTGACCCCGCCCGCCGGGCAAACGCCCTGGCTGACCTTGCCCGTGGCCGAAGAACCGGTCGCGCTGGTCGAGGACGAGCAGGCTGCGCATGTCACTCCAGCGATTCCGGCATCGACGCAACCGGTCGAGGCGCCCATTGCCGAGATGCCGGTTGTCGTTGCGCCTGCCGCTCCTGAGCCCGCCCCTGAACCAGAGCCTGTTACGGCTGAGGTTCCGGTTCTGGTCGAGCCGCCGCGCAGCGCCGAAGAAAACAAAGTCGGCTTCTTCGCCCGCCTCAAGCAGGGCCTGTCCAAGACCAGCGCCAGCATTGGCGAGGGCATGGCCAGCCTGTTCCTCGGCAAGAAGGTCATCGATGACGAGTTGCTGGAAGACATCGAGACCCGCCTGCTGACCGCCGATGTCGGCGTCGAAGCCACTTCCGTCATCATCCAGAGCCTGACCCAGAAGGTCGCCCGCAAGCAGCTCACCGATGCCGACGCGTTGTACAAATCCCTGCAAGGCGAATTGACCACCCTGCTCAAGCCGGTGGAAAAGCCGCTGGTGATTGCTTCGCAGAACAAGCCGTTCGTGATCCTGGTCGTCGGCGTCAACGGCGCCGGCAAGACCACCACCATCGGCAAGCTGGCGAAGAAGCTTCAGCTCGAAGGCAAAAAAGTCATGCTCGCCGCTGGCGACACCTTCCGCGCCGCCGCGGTAGAACAGTTGCAGGTGTGGGGTGAGCGCAACAAGATCCCGGTCATTGCCCAGCACACGGGTGCGGACTCCGCCTCGGTGATTTTCGACGCCGTGCAGGCCGCCAAGGCCCGTGGCATCGACGTGCTGATCGCCGACACGGCCGGGCGCCTGCACACCAAAGACAACCTGATGGAAGAGTTGAAGAAGGTTCGCCGGGTCATCGGCAAGCTCGATGCCGAGGCGCCTCATGAGGTGCTGCTGGTGCTGGACGCCGGCACCGGCCAGAACGCCATCAACCAGGCCAAGCAGTTCAACCAGACGGTCGAGCTGACCGGGCTGGCCCTGACCAAGCTGGACGGCACCGCCAAGGGCGGGGTGATCTTCGCCCTGGCCAAGCAATTCGGCCTGCCGATTCGTTACATCGGCGTGGGCGAAGGCATCGACGACTTGCGCACCTTTGAAGCCGAGCCTTTTGTCCAGGCACTGTTTGCCGAGCGGGAGCATTCATGA
- the ftsE gene encoding cell division ATP-binding protein FtsE translates to MIRFEQVGKRYPNGHVGLHELSFRVRRGEFLFVTGHSGAGKSTLLRLLLAMERPTTGKLLLAGQDLSSISNAQIPYLRRQIGVVFQNHQLLFDRTVFNNVALPLQILGLSKAEINKRVDSALERVALSDKTDLYPGDLSTGQQQRVGIARAIVHRPALLLADEPTGNLDPRLAAEIMGVFEDINRLGTSVLIASHDLALIARMRHRMLTLQRGRLIGDGEAGV, encoded by the coding sequence ATGATTCGTTTCGAACAGGTCGGTAAACGCTATCCGAACGGTCACGTCGGCTTGCATGAGCTGAGCTTTCGGGTCCGTCGGGGCGAGTTTCTGTTTGTCACCGGCCATTCCGGCGCCGGTAAAAGCACCTTGCTGCGCCTGCTGCTGGCGATGGAACGGCCCACCACCGGCAAGCTGCTGCTGGCCGGCCAGGACCTGAGCAGCATCAGCAATGCGCAGATTCCCTACCTGCGACGGCAGATCGGCGTGGTGTTCCAGAACCACCAACTGCTGTTTGATCGCACCGTGTTCAACAACGTGGCGCTGCCGTTGCAGATCCTCGGGCTGTCCAAGGCCGAGATCAACAAGCGCGTCGACTCGGCACTGGAGCGTGTGGCGCTGTCGGACAAGACCGACCTGTACCCGGGTGACCTGTCCACCGGCCAGCAACAGCGCGTCGGCATTGCCCGCGCGATCGTCCACCGCCCGGCCTTGCTGCTGGCGGATGAACCCACCGGTAACCTCGACCCGCGACTGGCGGCGGAAATCATGGGCGTATTCGAAGATATCAACCGTTTGGGCACCAGCGTGCTGATCGCCAGTCACGACCTGGCGTTGATCGCACGTATGCGTCATCGCATGCTCACCTTGCAGCGCGGTCGACTGATCGGCGACGGGGAGGCGGGTGTATGA